In one Oncorhynchus nerka isolate Pitt River linkage group LG7, Oner_Uvic_2.0, whole genome shotgun sequence genomic region, the following are encoded:
- the LOC115131520 gene encoding krev interaction trapped protein 1-like isoform X1, with protein sequence MGNQDNLEDVFVAVVRPKNHVSLSSKEYRAKAFEILLIEVPLEGKEKKRKKVLLATKIQANGDTARSILDYVEEMTKPISNKGFIGKRVVHMKKFHLDGDNEGKEVSLFFVPINVKDNSKPIYNPGSPSFYCLQDIMRVCSETSTHFSSITSKMLLALDKWLAEKHTMPHAIAALFRPAPVDRVKTNVSNPAYTSEGKPSDGDLHMGYTALEIKSKMLSLEKADMCIQNPLYGSDLQYTNRVDKVIINPYFGLGAPDYSKIQIPTREKWQHGSNNVTEEKEHQWVDDFPLHRSACEGDTDLLTKLLESGFSVKQLDSDHWAPIHYACWYGKVEATKLLLEKGNCNPNLLNGQLSSLLHFAAGGGHSEIVQLLLQHPEIDRHIEDQQNRSPLQICEENKQNEWEETVKLLQQANNKPYEKVRIYRMDGSYRSVELKHGNNTSVQQIMEGMRLSKDTQQYFTIWICSENLNLQLKPYHKPLQHLRIWTEIVTDLTVLDPQRENPQLFLRRDVRLPLDIEKKIEDPLSILILFDEARHCLLKGFFPSPDSKLITLASLLLQIIYGNYESKKHKQGFLNEENLKSIVPISKVKSKAHHWTSKILHEYKCFSMSEGVSKEMHHLQRLFLQNCWDIPTYGAAFFTGQVFTKASSSNHKVIRVFVGVNTKGLHLMNMETKVLLISLGYGSFMWQLGHADQYFQIHSLENKMNFIVHTKQVNIGPFPSHSNGCICEYVESMCCSLENSADCMIYKKIFTIAYSSN encoded by the exons ATGGGCAACCAAGACAACTTGGAAGATGTGTTTGTAGCTGTCGTTCGTCCAAAGAACCATGTCAGTTTGAGCTCTAAGGAATATCGGGCTAAAGCCTTTGAG ATCCTGTTGATAGAAGTTCCTTTGGAAGGAAAAGAGAAGAAACGGAAGAAGGTCTTACTGGCGACCAAAATTCAAGCCAATGGGGACACAGCCAGATCCATTTTGGATTATGTAGAAGAAATGACTAAACCCATATCTAACAAGGGTTTTATTG GAAAGCGTGTGGTGCACATGAAGAAATTCCATCTCGATGGTGACAATGAAGGAAAAGAGGTCTCCCTCTTTTTTGTGCCAATAAATGTCAAAG ATAATAGCAAGCCTATCTACAACCCTGGGAGCCCAAGTTTTTACTGCCTCCAGGATATCATGCGTGTGTGTAGCGAGACCAGCACTCATTTCTCCTCCATCACCTCAAAGATGCTCCTGGCCTTGGACAA GTGGCTGGCAGAGAAGCACACCATGCCTCACGCCATTGCAGCTCTGTTCCGGCCCGCACCGGtcgaccgagtcaagaccaatgTGAGTAACCCTGCATACACCAGCGAGGGCAAACCCAGTGATGGAGATTTGCACATGGGCTACACCGCCTTGGAGATCAAGAGCAAGATGCTGTCACTGGAGAAGGCCGACATGTGCATTCAAAACCCTCTCTACGGCTCAGACCTGCAGTATACCAACCGG GTGGACAAAGTTATCATCAACCCTTACTTTGGCCTTGGTGCTCCAGATTACTCTAAAATCCAGATCCCTACTAGAGAAAAGTGGCAGCACGGCTCTAACAATGTGACAGAGGAAAA GGAGCACCAGTGGGTGGATGACTTCCCCCTACACCGCAGTGCCTGTGAAGGTGACACAGATCTGCTCACCAAGCTCCTGGAAAGTGGCTTCTCAGTCAAACAGCTGGACAGCGACCACTGGGCCCCCATCCACTACGCCTGCTG GTATGGTAAAGTGGAGGCAACAAAGCTACTGCTGGAGAAGGGAAACTGTAACCCCAACCTGTTGAATGGCCAGCTGAGCTCCCTGCTGCACTTTGCAGCTGGAGGGGGCCACTCAGAGATAGTACAGCTTCTGCTCCAGCATCCTGAGATAGACCGG CACATAGAGGATCAGCAAAACAGATCGCCCCTGCAAATCTGTGAAGAGAACAAGCAAAACGAATGGGAGGAGACAGTGAAACTCCTACAGCAAGCCAATAACAAACCA TACGAGAAGGTGCGCATCTACCGCATGGACGGCTCGTACCGCTCGGTGGAGCTGAAGCACGGCAACAACACATCAGTGCAGCAGATTATGGAGGGCATGCGGCTTTCCAAGGACACCCAGCAGTACTTCACCATCTGGATCTGCTCCGAGAACCTCA aCCTGCAGCTAAAGCCCTACCACAAGCCCCTGCAGCACCTGCGTATCTGGACAGAGATCGTCACTGACCTCACTGTCCTAGACCCCCAGAGGGAGAACCCACAGCTCTTCCTCCGTAGAGATGTCCGTCTGCCCCTCGACATTGAGAAAAAG ATTGAGGACCCCCTGTCCATCCTGATCCTGTTTGATGAGGCCAGACACTGCCTCCTCAAGGGCTTCTTCCCCTCCCCGGACAGCAAGCTGATCACCCTGGCCAGCCTTCTGCTGCAGATCATCTACGGAAACTATGAGAGCAAGAAGCACAAGCAGGGTTTCCTTAA TGAGGAAAACCTGAAATCTATTGTCCCAATATCCAAGGTGAAAAGCAAAGCACATCATTGGACAAGCAAGATTCTTCATGAGTATAAG TGCTTCAGTATGAGTGAGGGTGTGAGCAAAGAGATGCACCACCTCCAGAGGCTCTTCCTGCAGAACTGCTGGGACATCCCGACCTATGGTGCCGCCTTCTTCACAGGCCAGGTCTTCACCAAGGCTAGCTCCAGCAACCACAAAGTGATCCGCGTCTTCGTGGGTGTCAACACCAAGGGCCTGCACCTCATGAACATGGAGACCAAG GTACTTCTTATCAGTCTGGGGTATGGCTCTTTCATGTGGCAGCTAGGGCATGCTGATCAGTACTTTCAGATTCACAGTCTGGAAAATAAGATGAATTTCATTGTGCACACCAAACAGGTAAATATAGGACCTTTCCCAAGTCATTCCAATGGATGTATCTGTGAATATGTTGAATCAATGTGTTGTAGCCTGGAAAACAGTGCAGATTGTATGATttataagaaaatatttaccataGCATATAGCTCTAACTGA
- the LOC115131520 gene encoding krev interaction trapped protein 1-like isoform X2 — translation MGNQDNLEDVFVAVVRPKNHVSLSSKEYRAKAFEILLIEVPLEGKEKKRKKVLLATKIQANGDTARSILDYVEEMTKPISNKGFIGKRVVHMKKFHLDGDNEGKEVSLFFVPINVKDNSKPIYNPGSPSFYCLQDIMRVCSETSTHFSSITSKMLLALDKWLAEKHTMPHAIAALFRPAPVDRVKTNVSNPAYTSEGKPSDGDLHMGYTALEIKSKMLSLEKADMCIQNPLYGSDLQYTNRVDKVIINPYFGLGAPDYSKIQIPTREKWQHGSNNVTEEKEHQWVDDFPLHRSACEGDTDLLTKLLESGFSVKQLDSDHWAPIHYACWYGKVEATKLLLEKGNCNPNLLNGQLSSLLHFAAGGGHSEIVQLLLQHPEIDRHIEDQQNRSPLQICEENKQNEWEETVKLLQQANNKPYEKVRIYRMDGSYRSVELKHGNNTSVQQIMEGMRLSKDTQQYFTIWICSENLNLQLKPYHKPLQHLRIWTEIVTDLTVLDPQRENPQLFLRRDVRLPLDIEKKIEDPLSILILFDEARHCLLKGFFPSPDSKLITLASLLLQIIYGNYESKKHKQGFLNEENLKSIVPISKVKSKAHHWTSKILHEYKCFSMSEGVSKEMHHLQRLFLQNCWDIPTYGAAFFTGQVFTKASSSNHKVIRVFVGVNTKGLHLMNMETKVLLISLGYGSFMWQLGHADQYFQIHSLENKMNFIVHTKQAGLIVKLLMKLSGQMTPNDRSLTDKYAYG, via the exons ATGGGCAACCAAGACAACTTGGAAGATGTGTTTGTAGCTGTCGTTCGTCCAAAGAACCATGTCAGTTTGAGCTCTAAGGAATATCGGGCTAAAGCCTTTGAG ATCCTGTTGATAGAAGTTCCTTTGGAAGGAAAAGAGAAGAAACGGAAGAAGGTCTTACTGGCGACCAAAATTCAAGCCAATGGGGACACAGCCAGATCCATTTTGGATTATGTAGAAGAAATGACTAAACCCATATCTAACAAGGGTTTTATTG GAAAGCGTGTGGTGCACATGAAGAAATTCCATCTCGATGGTGACAATGAAGGAAAAGAGGTCTCCCTCTTTTTTGTGCCAATAAATGTCAAAG ATAATAGCAAGCCTATCTACAACCCTGGGAGCCCAAGTTTTTACTGCCTCCAGGATATCATGCGTGTGTGTAGCGAGACCAGCACTCATTTCTCCTCCATCACCTCAAAGATGCTCCTGGCCTTGGACAA GTGGCTGGCAGAGAAGCACACCATGCCTCACGCCATTGCAGCTCTGTTCCGGCCCGCACCGGtcgaccgagtcaagaccaatgTGAGTAACCCTGCATACACCAGCGAGGGCAAACCCAGTGATGGAGATTTGCACATGGGCTACACCGCCTTGGAGATCAAGAGCAAGATGCTGTCACTGGAGAAGGCCGACATGTGCATTCAAAACCCTCTCTACGGCTCAGACCTGCAGTATACCAACCGG GTGGACAAAGTTATCATCAACCCTTACTTTGGCCTTGGTGCTCCAGATTACTCTAAAATCCAGATCCCTACTAGAGAAAAGTGGCAGCACGGCTCTAACAATGTGACAGAGGAAAA GGAGCACCAGTGGGTGGATGACTTCCCCCTACACCGCAGTGCCTGTGAAGGTGACACAGATCTGCTCACCAAGCTCCTGGAAAGTGGCTTCTCAGTCAAACAGCTGGACAGCGACCACTGGGCCCCCATCCACTACGCCTGCTG GTATGGTAAAGTGGAGGCAACAAAGCTACTGCTGGAGAAGGGAAACTGTAACCCCAACCTGTTGAATGGCCAGCTGAGCTCCCTGCTGCACTTTGCAGCTGGAGGGGGCCACTCAGAGATAGTACAGCTTCTGCTCCAGCATCCTGAGATAGACCGG CACATAGAGGATCAGCAAAACAGATCGCCCCTGCAAATCTGTGAAGAGAACAAGCAAAACGAATGGGAGGAGACAGTGAAACTCCTACAGCAAGCCAATAACAAACCA TACGAGAAGGTGCGCATCTACCGCATGGACGGCTCGTACCGCTCGGTGGAGCTGAAGCACGGCAACAACACATCAGTGCAGCAGATTATGGAGGGCATGCGGCTTTCCAAGGACACCCAGCAGTACTTCACCATCTGGATCTGCTCCGAGAACCTCA aCCTGCAGCTAAAGCCCTACCACAAGCCCCTGCAGCACCTGCGTATCTGGACAGAGATCGTCACTGACCTCACTGTCCTAGACCCCCAGAGGGAGAACCCACAGCTCTTCCTCCGTAGAGATGTCCGTCTGCCCCTCGACATTGAGAAAAAG ATTGAGGACCCCCTGTCCATCCTGATCCTGTTTGATGAGGCCAGACACTGCCTCCTCAAGGGCTTCTTCCCCTCCCCGGACAGCAAGCTGATCACCCTGGCCAGCCTTCTGCTGCAGATCATCTACGGAAACTATGAGAGCAAGAAGCACAAGCAGGGTTTCCTTAA TGAGGAAAACCTGAAATCTATTGTCCCAATATCCAAGGTGAAAAGCAAAGCACATCATTGGACAAGCAAGATTCTTCATGAGTATAAG TGCTTCAGTATGAGTGAGGGTGTGAGCAAAGAGATGCACCACCTCCAGAGGCTCTTCCTGCAGAACTGCTGGGACATCCCGACCTATGGTGCCGCCTTCTTCACAGGCCAGGTCTTCACCAAGGCTAGCTCCAGCAACCACAAAGTGATCCGCGTCTTCGTGGGTGTCAACACCAAGGGCCTGCACCTCATGAACATGGAGACCAAG GTACTTCTTATCAGTCTGGGGTATGGCTCTTTCATGTGGCAGCTAGGGCATGCTGATCAGTACTTTCAGATTCACAGTCTGGAAAATAAGATGAATTTCATTGTGCACACCAAACAG GCTGGCCTAATTGTTAAACTGTTAATGAAGTTGAGTGGACAAATGACTCCAAATGACAGAAGTTTAACAGACAAGTATGCATATGGTTGA
- the LOC115131520 gene encoding krev interaction trapped protein 1-like isoform X3, with translation MGNQDNLEDVFVAVVRPKNHVSLSSKEYRAKAFEILLIEVPLEGKEKKRKKVLLATKIQANGDTARSILDYVEEMTKPISNKGFIGKRVVHMKKFHLDGDNEGKEVSLFFVPINVKDNSKPIYNPGSPSFYCLQDIMRVCSETSTHFSSITSKMLLALDKWLAEKHTMPHAIAALFRPAPVDRVKTNVSNPAYTSEGKPSDGDLHMGYTALEIKSKMLSLEKADMCIQNPLYGSDLQYTNRVDKVIINPYFGLGAPDYSKIQIPTREKWQHGSNNVTEEKEHQWVDDFPLHRSACEGDTDLLTKLLESGFSVKQLDSDHWAPIHYACWYGKVEATKLLLEKGNCNPNLLNGQLSSLLHFAAGGGHSEIVQLLLQHPEIDRYEKVRIYRMDGSYRSVELKHGNNTSVQQIMEGMRLSKDTQQYFTIWICSENLNLQLKPYHKPLQHLRIWTEIVTDLTVLDPQRENPQLFLRRDVRLPLDIEKKIEDPLSILILFDEARHCLLKGFFPSPDSKLITLASLLLQIIYGNYESKKHKQGFLNEENLKSIVPISKVKSKAHHWTSKILHEYKCFSMSEGVSKEMHHLQRLFLQNCWDIPTYGAAFFTGQVFTKASSSNHKVIRVFVGVNTKGLHLMNMETKVLLISLGYGSFMWQLGHADQYFQIHSLENKMNFIVHTKQAGLIVKLLMKLSGQMTPNDRSLTDKYAYG, from the exons ATGGGCAACCAAGACAACTTGGAAGATGTGTTTGTAGCTGTCGTTCGTCCAAAGAACCATGTCAGTTTGAGCTCTAAGGAATATCGGGCTAAAGCCTTTGAG ATCCTGTTGATAGAAGTTCCTTTGGAAGGAAAAGAGAAGAAACGGAAGAAGGTCTTACTGGCGACCAAAATTCAAGCCAATGGGGACACAGCCAGATCCATTTTGGATTATGTAGAAGAAATGACTAAACCCATATCTAACAAGGGTTTTATTG GAAAGCGTGTGGTGCACATGAAGAAATTCCATCTCGATGGTGACAATGAAGGAAAAGAGGTCTCCCTCTTTTTTGTGCCAATAAATGTCAAAG ATAATAGCAAGCCTATCTACAACCCTGGGAGCCCAAGTTTTTACTGCCTCCAGGATATCATGCGTGTGTGTAGCGAGACCAGCACTCATTTCTCCTCCATCACCTCAAAGATGCTCCTGGCCTTGGACAA GTGGCTGGCAGAGAAGCACACCATGCCTCACGCCATTGCAGCTCTGTTCCGGCCCGCACCGGtcgaccgagtcaagaccaatgTGAGTAACCCTGCATACACCAGCGAGGGCAAACCCAGTGATGGAGATTTGCACATGGGCTACACCGCCTTGGAGATCAAGAGCAAGATGCTGTCACTGGAGAAGGCCGACATGTGCATTCAAAACCCTCTCTACGGCTCAGACCTGCAGTATACCAACCGG GTGGACAAAGTTATCATCAACCCTTACTTTGGCCTTGGTGCTCCAGATTACTCTAAAATCCAGATCCCTACTAGAGAAAAGTGGCAGCACGGCTCTAACAATGTGACAGAGGAAAA GGAGCACCAGTGGGTGGATGACTTCCCCCTACACCGCAGTGCCTGTGAAGGTGACACAGATCTGCTCACCAAGCTCCTGGAAAGTGGCTTCTCAGTCAAACAGCTGGACAGCGACCACTGGGCCCCCATCCACTACGCCTGCTG GTATGGTAAAGTGGAGGCAACAAAGCTACTGCTGGAGAAGGGAAACTGTAACCCCAACCTGTTGAATGGCCAGCTGAGCTCCCTGCTGCACTTTGCAGCTGGAGGGGGCCACTCAGAGATAGTACAGCTTCTGCTCCAGCATCCTGAGATAGACCGG TACGAGAAGGTGCGCATCTACCGCATGGACGGCTCGTACCGCTCGGTGGAGCTGAAGCACGGCAACAACACATCAGTGCAGCAGATTATGGAGGGCATGCGGCTTTCCAAGGACACCCAGCAGTACTTCACCATCTGGATCTGCTCCGAGAACCTCA aCCTGCAGCTAAAGCCCTACCACAAGCCCCTGCAGCACCTGCGTATCTGGACAGAGATCGTCACTGACCTCACTGTCCTAGACCCCCAGAGGGAGAACCCACAGCTCTTCCTCCGTAGAGATGTCCGTCTGCCCCTCGACATTGAGAAAAAG ATTGAGGACCCCCTGTCCATCCTGATCCTGTTTGATGAGGCCAGACACTGCCTCCTCAAGGGCTTCTTCCCCTCCCCGGACAGCAAGCTGATCACCCTGGCCAGCCTTCTGCTGCAGATCATCTACGGAAACTATGAGAGCAAGAAGCACAAGCAGGGTTTCCTTAA TGAGGAAAACCTGAAATCTATTGTCCCAATATCCAAGGTGAAAAGCAAAGCACATCATTGGACAAGCAAGATTCTTCATGAGTATAAG TGCTTCAGTATGAGTGAGGGTGTGAGCAAAGAGATGCACCACCTCCAGAGGCTCTTCCTGCAGAACTGCTGGGACATCCCGACCTATGGTGCCGCCTTCTTCACAGGCCAGGTCTTCACCAAGGCTAGCTCCAGCAACCACAAAGTGATCCGCGTCTTCGTGGGTGTCAACACCAAGGGCCTGCACCTCATGAACATGGAGACCAAG GTACTTCTTATCAGTCTGGGGTATGGCTCTTTCATGTGGCAGCTAGGGCATGCTGATCAGTACTTTCAGATTCACAGTCTGGAAAATAAGATGAATTTCATTGTGCACACCAAACAG GCTGGCCTAATTGTTAAACTGTTAATGAAGTTGAGTGGACAAATGACTCCAAATGACAGAAGTTTAACAGACAAGTATGCATATGGTTGA
- the LOC115131520 gene encoding krev interaction trapped protein 1-like isoform X4 translates to MTKPISNKGFIGKRVVHMKKFHLDGDNEGKEVSLFFVPINVKDNSKPIYNPGSPSFYCLQDIMRVCSETSTHFSSITSKMLLALDKWLAEKHTMPHAIAALFRPAPVDRVKTNVSNPAYTSEGKPSDGDLHMGYTALEIKSKMLSLEKADMCIQNPLYGSDLQYTNRVDKVIINPYFGLGAPDYSKIQIPTREKWQHGSNNVTEEKEHQWVDDFPLHRSACEGDTDLLTKLLESGFSVKQLDSDHWAPIHYACWYGKVEATKLLLEKGNCNPNLLNGQLSSLLHFAAGGGHSEIVQLLLQHPEIDRHIEDQQNRSPLQICEENKQNEWEETVKLLQQANNKPYEKVRIYRMDGSYRSVELKHGNNTSVQQIMEGMRLSKDTQQYFTIWICSENLNLQLKPYHKPLQHLRIWTEIVTDLTVLDPQRENPQLFLRRDVRLPLDIEKKIEDPLSILILFDEARHCLLKGFFPSPDSKLITLASLLLQIIYGNYESKKHKQGFLNEENLKSIVPISKVKSKAHHWTSKILHEYKCFSMSEGVSKEMHHLQRLFLQNCWDIPTYGAAFFTGQVFTKASSSNHKVIRVFVGVNTKGLHLMNMETKVLLISLGYGSFMWQLGHADQYFQIHSLENKMNFIVHTKQAGLIVKLLMKLSGQMTPNDRSLTDKYAYG, encoded by the exons ATGACTAAACCCATATCTAACAAGGGTTTTATTG GAAAGCGTGTGGTGCACATGAAGAAATTCCATCTCGATGGTGACAATGAAGGAAAAGAGGTCTCCCTCTTTTTTGTGCCAATAAATGTCAAAG ATAATAGCAAGCCTATCTACAACCCTGGGAGCCCAAGTTTTTACTGCCTCCAGGATATCATGCGTGTGTGTAGCGAGACCAGCACTCATTTCTCCTCCATCACCTCAAAGATGCTCCTGGCCTTGGACAA GTGGCTGGCAGAGAAGCACACCATGCCTCACGCCATTGCAGCTCTGTTCCGGCCCGCACCGGtcgaccgagtcaagaccaatgTGAGTAACCCTGCATACACCAGCGAGGGCAAACCCAGTGATGGAGATTTGCACATGGGCTACACCGCCTTGGAGATCAAGAGCAAGATGCTGTCACTGGAGAAGGCCGACATGTGCATTCAAAACCCTCTCTACGGCTCAGACCTGCAGTATACCAACCGG GTGGACAAAGTTATCATCAACCCTTACTTTGGCCTTGGTGCTCCAGATTACTCTAAAATCCAGATCCCTACTAGAGAAAAGTGGCAGCACGGCTCTAACAATGTGACAGAGGAAAA GGAGCACCAGTGGGTGGATGACTTCCCCCTACACCGCAGTGCCTGTGAAGGTGACACAGATCTGCTCACCAAGCTCCTGGAAAGTGGCTTCTCAGTCAAACAGCTGGACAGCGACCACTGGGCCCCCATCCACTACGCCTGCTG GTATGGTAAAGTGGAGGCAACAAAGCTACTGCTGGAGAAGGGAAACTGTAACCCCAACCTGTTGAATGGCCAGCTGAGCTCCCTGCTGCACTTTGCAGCTGGAGGGGGCCACTCAGAGATAGTACAGCTTCTGCTCCAGCATCCTGAGATAGACCGG CACATAGAGGATCAGCAAAACAGATCGCCCCTGCAAATCTGTGAAGAGAACAAGCAAAACGAATGGGAGGAGACAGTGAAACTCCTACAGCAAGCCAATAACAAACCA TACGAGAAGGTGCGCATCTACCGCATGGACGGCTCGTACCGCTCGGTGGAGCTGAAGCACGGCAACAACACATCAGTGCAGCAGATTATGGAGGGCATGCGGCTTTCCAAGGACACCCAGCAGTACTTCACCATCTGGATCTGCTCCGAGAACCTCA aCCTGCAGCTAAAGCCCTACCACAAGCCCCTGCAGCACCTGCGTATCTGGACAGAGATCGTCACTGACCTCACTGTCCTAGACCCCCAGAGGGAGAACCCACAGCTCTTCCTCCGTAGAGATGTCCGTCTGCCCCTCGACATTGAGAAAAAG ATTGAGGACCCCCTGTCCATCCTGATCCTGTTTGATGAGGCCAGACACTGCCTCCTCAAGGGCTTCTTCCCCTCCCCGGACAGCAAGCTGATCACCCTGGCCAGCCTTCTGCTGCAGATCATCTACGGAAACTATGAGAGCAAGAAGCACAAGCAGGGTTTCCTTAA TGAGGAAAACCTGAAATCTATTGTCCCAATATCCAAGGTGAAAAGCAAAGCACATCATTGGACAAGCAAGATTCTTCATGAGTATAAG TGCTTCAGTATGAGTGAGGGTGTGAGCAAAGAGATGCACCACCTCCAGAGGCTCTTCCTGCAGAACTGCTGGGACATCCCGACCTATGGTGCCGCCTTCTTCACAGGCCAGGTCTTCACCAAGGCTAGCTCCAGCAACCACAAAGTGATCCGCGTCTTCGTGGGTGTCAACACCAAGGGCCTGCACCTCATGAACATGGAGACCAAG GTACTTCTTATCAGTCTGGGGTATGGCTCTTTCATGTGGCAGCTAGGGCATGCTGATCAGTACTTTCAGATTCACAGTCTGGAAAATAAGATGAATTTCATTGTGCACACCAAACAG GCTGGCCTAATTGTTAAACTGTTAATGAAGTTGAGTGGACAAATGACTCCAAATGACAGAAGTTTAACAGACAAGTATGCATATGGTTGA
- the LOC115131520 gene encoding krev interaction trapped protein 1-like isoform X5 produces MDPGNKHLPLQLDPGLPDGPPPGGKDNSKPIYNPGSPSFYCLQDIMRVCSETSTHFSSITSKMLLALDKWLAEKHTMPHAIAALFRPAPVDRVKTNVSNPAYTSEGKPSDGDLHMGYTALEIKSKMLSLEKADMCIQNPLYGSDLQYTNRVDKVIINPYFGLGAPDYSKIQIPTREKWQHGSNNVTEEKEHQWVDDFPLHRSACEGDTDLLTKLLESGFSVKQLDSDHWAPIHYACWYGKVEATKLLLEKGNCNPNLLNGQLSSLLHFAAGGGHSEIVQLLLQHPEIDRHIEDQQNRSPLQICEENKQNEWEETVKLLQQANNKPYEKVRIYRMDGSYRSVELKHGNNTSVQQIMEGMRLSKDTQQYFTIWICSENLNLQLKPYHKPLQHLRIWTEIVTDLTVLDPQRENPQLFLRRDVRLPLDIEKKIEDPLSILILFDEARHCLLKGFFPSPDSKLITLASLLLQIIYGNYESKKHKQGFLNEENLKSIVPISKVKSKAHHWTSKILHEYKCFSMSEGVSKEMHHLQRLFLQNCWDIPTYGAAFFTGQVFTKASSSNHKVIRVFVGVNTKGLHLMNMETKVLLISLGYGSFMWQLGHADQYFQIHSLENKMNFIVHTKQAGLIVKLLMKLSGQMTPNDRSLTDKYAYG; encoded by the exons ATGGACCCTGggaataaacacctccctctgcaactggatcctggacttcctgacgggccgcccccaggtggtaaag ATAATAGCAAGCCTATCTACAACCCTGGGAGCCCAAGTTTTTACTGCCTCCAGGATATCATGCGTGTGTGTAGCGAGACCAGCACTCATTTCTCCTCCATCACCTCAAAGATGCTCCTGGCCTTGGACAA GTGGCTGGCAGAGAAGCACACCATGCCTCACGCCATTGCAGCTCTGTTCCGGCCCGCACCGGtcgaccgagtcaagaccaatgTGAGTAACCCTGCATACACCAGCGAGGGCAAACCCAGTGATGGAGATTTGCACATGGGCTACACCGCCTTGGAGATCAAGAGCAAGATGCTGTCACTGGAGAAGGCCGACATGTGCATTCAAAACCCTCTCTACGGCTCAGACCTGCAGTATACCAACCGG GTGGACAAAGTTATCATCAACCCTTACTTTGGCCTTGGTGCTCCAGATTACTCTAAAATCCAGATCCCTACTAGAGAAAAGTGGCAGCACGGCTCTAACAATGTGACAGAGGAAAA GGAGCACCAGTGGGTGGATGACTTCCCCCTACACCGCAGTGCCTGTGAAGGTGACACAGATCTGCTCACCAAGCTCCTGGAAAGTGGCTTCTCAGTCAAACAGCTGGACAGCGACCACTGGGCCCCCATCCACTACGCCTGCTG GTATGGTAAAGTGGAGGCAACAAAGCTACTGCTGGAGAAGGGAAACTGTAACCCCAACCTGTTGAATGGCCAGCTGAGCTCCCTGCTGCACTTTGCAGCTGGAGGGGGCCACTCAGAGATAGTACAGCTTCTGCTCCAGCATCCTGAGATAGACCGG CACATAGAGGATCAGCAAAACAGATCGCCCCTGCAAATCTGTGAAGAGAACAAGCAAAACGAATGGGAGGAGACAGTGAAACTCCTACAGCAAGCCAATAACAAACCA TACGAGAAGGTGCGCATCTACCGCATGGACGGCTCGTACCGCTCGGTGGAGCTGAAGCACGGCAACAACACATCAGTGCAGCAGATTATGGAGGGCATGCGGCTTTCCAAGGACACCCAGCAGTACTTCACCATCTGGATCTGCTCCGAGAACCTCA aCCTGCAGCTAAAGCCCTACCACAAGCCCCTGCAGCACCTGCGTATCTGGACAGAGATCGTCACTGACCTCACTGTCCTAGACCCCCAGAGGGAGAACCCACAGCTCTTCCTCCGTAGAGATGTCCGTCTGCCCCTCGACATTGAGAAAAAG ATTGAGGACCCCCTGTCCATCCTGATCCTGTTTGATGAGGCCAGACACTGCCTCCTCAAGGGCTTCTTCCCCTCCCCGGACAGCAAGCTGATCACCCTGGCCAGCCTTCTGCTGCAGATCATCTACGGAAACTATGAGAGCAAGAAGCACAAGCAGGGTTTCCTTAA TGAGGAAAACCTGAAATCTATTGTCCCAATATCCAAGGTGAAAAGCAAAGCACATCATTGGACAAGCAAGATTCTTCATGAGTATAAG TGCTTCAGTATGAGTGAGGGTGTGAGCAAAGAGATGCACCACCTCCAGAGGCTCTTCCTGCAGAACTGCTGGGACATCCCGACCTATGGTGCCGCCTTCTTCACAGGCCAGGTCTTCACCAAGGCTAGCTCCAGCAACCACAAAGTGATCCGCGTCTTCGTGGGTGTCAACACCAAGGGCCTGCACCTCATGAACATGGAGACCAAG GTACTTCTTATCAGTCTGGGGTATGGCTCTTTCATGTGGCAGCTAGGGCATGCTGATCAGTACTTTCAGATTCACAGTCTGGAAAATAAGATGAATTTCATTGTGCACACCAAACAG GCTGGCCTAATTGTTAAACTGTTAATGAAGTTGAGTGGACAAATGACTCCAAATGACAGAAGTTTAACAGACAAGTATGCATATGGTTGA